TGTGAAAATACTGAAAATTTGTTACGTATAATgtattgaattgtgaaattactgTAGTAGTGATTACTGCAATACtgtgaaactgattgaaataaggaatttataattgatactgaactaAGATGAAAAATTGTActgaaagtgaattaaataccctattaactagtcgggctagtcggatatagttggcatgccataggatatggaagagtacgTGTATTTGCTTGGCTTCGATTAGGCACTTATGTGCCGATTCATTATCGTTACCaattcggcactttgtgtgtcgaaatCGTTATCATATCACATGCATTCAAagactttgtgtgttgaatattACTACTTTTTTATTCTTATCATTCTTGATTCGACAttcttggtgtgtttggttggaatccgtgtatccgccgaGTCCGAGCCAAGTTAATAgggataaatgaaataaatttactgatAAAACTAATCTCGaatgatatattatatgtgaagagtgaaatttgaaataaagaaagaaaaaaaaaagaatgatatttatatataattaattgctaatattaaaagattgaattgtttattagtagtgataattgtgatgaaaagtatgtgtgtgatttaatgcatttaattataaattgaattatagtgataccactgagtatatgcGTACTTTCAAATGCGGTTGTTTCCGTCGTGAGGTTGTAGAGGTCAGTACAATTTGTTACGTATAATgtattgaattgtgaaattactgTAGTAGTGATTACTGCAATACtgtgaaactgattgaaataaggaatttataattgatactgaactaAGATGAAAAATTGTActgaaagtgaattaaataccctattaactagtcgggctagtcggatatagttggcatgccataggatatggaagagtacggTGTATTTGCTTACTGATTAGGCACTTATGTGCCGATTCATCATCTTCATACCaattcggcactttgtgtgtcgaaatCGTTATCATATCATTCTGATTCaaactttgtgtgttgaatatcATTACTTTTATTATTCTTATCAATTCTTGATTCATCGttcttggtgtgtttggttggaatccgtgtatccgccgaGTCCGAGCCAAGTTAATAgggataaatgaaataaatttactgatAAAACTAATCTCGaatgatatattatatgtgaagagtgaaatttgaaataaagaaagaaaaaaaaagaatgatatttatatataattaattgctaatattaaaagattgaattgtttattagtagtgataattgtgatgaaaagtatgtgtgtgatttaatgcatttaattataaattgaattatagtgataccactgagtatatgcgtactcagcgtacggttgtttccgtgcgtaGGTTGTAGAGGTCAGTACAATTTGTTACGTATAATgtattgaattgtgaaattactgTAGTAGTGATTACTGCAATACtgtgaaactgattgaaataaggaatttataattgatactgaactaAGATGAAAAATTGTActgaaagtgaattaaataccctattaactagtcgggctagtcggatatagttggcatgccataggatatggaagagtacggTGTATTTGCCGGCTTACTGATTAGGCACTTATGTGCCGATTACTGTTACTGTTACCaattcggcactttgtgtgtcgaaatCGTTATCATATCACACTGATTCAAagactttgtgtgttgaatatcATTACTTTTATCATTCTTATCAATTCTTGATTCATCATttcttggtgtgtttggttggaatctgTATCCATGAGTCCGAGCCAAGTTAATAgggataaatgaaataaatttacttgaTAAAACTAATCTCGaatgatatattatatgtgaagagtgaaatttgaaataaagaaagaaaaaaaagaatgatatttatatataattaattgctaatattaaaagattgaattgtttattagtagtgataattgtgatgaaaagtatgtgtgtgatttaatgcatttaattataaattgaattatagtgataccaTCGAGTATATGCGTACTCAATGTGATTTGGTTGTTTCCGTATGTAGGTTGTAGAGGTCAAATCGATCCAAAGATCCAAAACCGGACTTGACTTCAAAGATacttttggtgatgtatattttattttggtaatgtggcatgtacataggatgtgtataaaggttattatgttttagtatgaatgattaaaatgttagtagtataagtttatgaattataatgaaagaagtttatcgatctttatttaatttattacattgttaaatttaaattgatattatgttgattaagTTGATTAGAATGTATTTAGAATAGGaattgagaatgtgaaatgaattggttgaattggttgaGATTGGAAATACTATGGTTTTAATTGCGGAGGTATTATGCAAAAATAAGTCGAAATGTCaccaaattttgtaaaaaaaaaaatctcgagTATTTGAACgagtttcatttcactttttcattcatGTTTTGAACTTCAAAAGTTTATTATATGGATTTagttatacaattatattacaattgttattttattatgaattattcGTAAACTGTTTGAtatgtctggtaatgcctcgtaaccctgttctggcgacggtttggggttagggggtgttacagcaCAACCGTGTAGTAAAACTTTCTACTTCTTCTTTGGTTCCCGTATTAGCCGCAACAATGGTCAAATATGGACAAGCTCTATCAGCCTcgataaaatcaaaatataactccTGATATGGTCGCCTCCAGCTCGAGGTCGCCTATCACATCAAATAACTCATACTTAAAGGGATCAATTGATGTCAGATATCTACATTGCAAGATCAAAATTCTTCCTCGACTTAAACCCCCAACATTACTCCTTATTCTAGTTAGTAGCTTATGTAATAGAATGGTACGGTTGAAAGCCAATTCCACAGATTGGGCTCCTGCAAATACGACTCCAACGTCCGTATTGCAAATTTGACTGTTATAGTAAATGACGGATTGCACTTGTCgacttatttcaatttaaaaagaattagatatttagaataaaaaaacttcaaatGGTTATCCAAAGAAACGTAGACGACACTCGTAGTACAACTCTTCAATATTTGATATGAATTTGCTATGTGACTAAGTTTTGAATACTTCGACAGTTTAATAGCAAAAAAGAACTAGGAGAGAGGGAAAGCGTGGTTCAAAATGTGTTTCAAAATACGCCCTTTCATCGAATGATAATTTTTACTCAACTAATTTTATTAGACACGTACTTCAAAATGTGTATTTCAAAGGGTCTTCAGTGCTTCAAAACGTGTTTCAAATATTACCTGAGATTCCAAGGTTAGGGCACTTTTAGCAGACTTTTAGTGGAAATGGTAAGAAAGCTCGTCCAATTGGGTGAGCTTTCTTACCATTTCCATATCAAGTCTGCCAAAAATGCCATGACCTCGAGAATCTCGGGTAAGATTTAAAGTACGTTTTTTAGATATTCGATGAAAATGTCTCCCTCGCGACGCATCTTCAACTACGAGTTTTTTCTTTACAATCTCACCCTTCTCAACGCCTCTAAAAGGGGGCTCTCCCTCCATAATCCATCCCTAAACCCATCATCTCTCCCGACCTCCATTCCTCCACTTTACAATATTTCTCTCTGTCGGTTTTCTTTCCTGTTTCAGTATTAAAAAATTACGTCActaataaaatttccaattttaggTATTCTTGAGTTTTCGTGATGCAATATCGCTTCGAGACACACGCATTTCATATATCCTATCGAGATGAGACCATTACCTCAAAAACATATCCTGTGAAAATCGAGTTTCGGGGTGATTTTACTTTATACGGTCACAGGTGGAAGCCTATGTAGAGGTTTCGATCGACGGCCATTAAGAGGTCATAAATTGAAGTATAACAGGAAAGTTAGTTGACGGTCGTTATGCGGACACGAGCTCAAACTTTTCAGATACCCGAAGATGTTGCCTTATAAATACTATACAGAAGTTTGAGGgtataattataagaaaaaactGTGGGACTTCCCGCAATAATcggtataattttttttctccattCTCATGATACCAGTATCTTTAGCCTTTTTTCAAATCTGAAGGCCGGCACTACCGTAGATGTAGGAGGACTCCGAGACGGATAGTGGTTGTTGCGATGCAGTAAAGGTGATATTCCTTTCGAGATGACAATGATTATCGttattaaacaatcaattaataACTACAATAGTTGCCGCGCTGACCAGAGTTTGAACTCTACTGTGCCGAAACATTCGCTCTCCGCATGAGAGCCCTCTTGTGTCCACATCGGTGTTAGCcttcaaataagaatgaaaggttaaaTATACCGACTACatggaaatagagaaaaaaattacgttGATTACACCAGAAAGCCATTCGtttttccttatgattatggcTTCAATCTTATGTATGGTTTATATAAGGCATCATTTACGGGTatccaaaaagcttgaactcGTGACTGCATAACGACTGTCAATTGACCCCCAGTTATACTCGAACTCGTAACCACATCACGGCTGTCACTGAGACCTCTACTTAGACTTCGATCGTGACTATATCAATTACAATCACCTTGAAACTTGACTTCCATAAGATGGGTCTCTGAGGTAATGGTCATATCCTGgcatgacatatgaaatgtatgtgttctGAGACGCGTTATCGCATCTTCGACCCCTCAAATCTACTTATAAACTTTCACGGTTTTACTCCTAAAACCcgaaacactaaaccctaatttctaaccaaaaaaccctaaacctaatcataaaaaataaaaaaggtcgATGAGAGAGAGTGTGAAAGCACACCCAACTGGAAGCGCTTCCACACACACtgtaaaatcaatttatttccttaaattttgaaaaaaagggccTAATAtgttaagtaaaaaaaaaagacattttaGGCTAATTTAAACATACTTAGctcttcaattttataaaaaaaattattttagccatccatttaatttttgttgtcttttttaacttttaacttgtattgtttattaaatcacccaaaataaataaaaatttaatatatcttGATGTGACATCTACGTGACAATCTACCTATATATCATGTTagcaattaatattttaaaaacatataatttttaagaaaattttttaaattaaaaaaaaatggactaACGTGACATCTCATATATTTTAAGGTAATTGATAAGTAGGTCAAAGAGGCATAAGTTAATTCGTAGGgttgttttataaataaagaataaaaaattcgtAATTAATCAATGTCAAGTGATGTTACTATGATGGCCAAGATTCGGTGTGTCCAGTCCAGTAAATTGACACGACAATAGAGTTGACATTTTTTAATTCTGCACAAAATAGCTTATAGGGGCAAGATCCTCTGCTTCAACACTAAAAACATTCTAAACCATTACTGAGATCTGGATTATTTGGGCTAAAAACTCAgtggttttctttctttattggAGGATgtaattcaagttatttattgaCCTCTCCGTTCGGGCTAGAAAGCAAGCCCACCTATTTTGTATATTGAGCCCACTTTGTTCAAAAGCTTTGAAagaatttcacaaaaaaattataagccAGTGGGCGAAATAAGCATTTCGCTTTTGCTTGCTTGCTTGCTGGGTGGGCGGAAAAAACAAACACTACGCTGATAAGATAACCTTCTCTTTGTACACCCAAACTTCCACCAACCGCCACCATAATAACCTCTACAATTTCTTCAGTTGCACTTCTCAAGCTAGGCCGGTAAAACCCCAGATTTCTCCtccaattctttctttattttcttctctgtCAAAAGAAAACTGacccatctttttttttttagttgcatttcgAGATGGGTCTAGCATTTTAGCATGTTATCcacttttagggtttagggtttatttcttcagttttttttatgtgtgttttaaaaaaaaaagaattttatgcAGTTTTCTGTGATGGGTACTCCTTTGCCTCGTGAATGGCTCGGCCTTCAACAATTCCCCGCTGCTACACAAACGAAATTGTTCGAGTTGTTGGGAAAATTGAAGCAAGAGGTTTTTATaaacccccttttttttaatccCTTTTTCATTTACGTGGACTTAAATAACATGTTCAGTAatgattatttgttattgttgtgaaaaaaaaatttatagaatGTCAACACTTTGACTATCGTTGTTATGGGCAAAGGCGGTGTAGGGAAGTCTTCCACTATCAATTCTCTCATTGGAGAGCAAGTTGTTCGAGTCACTGCTTTCCAGGTAAGTATTGCTTTTATCTGTTCGTTTGGATTGCTGTGTGGATTCTTGTTTGCTGTTTTAGATTTCACAAGTTTCATCGTCATtgttttttggttgttttgcaGTCCGAGGGGCTGAGACCCGTGATGGTTTCACGCTCATGGGCTGGGTTTACATTGAATGTAATTGATACGCCCGGACTCGTGGAGGCTGGATATGTCAATCACCAAGCTCTTGAGTTGATCAAAGGGTAAGTACTTGAATTGAGCAGTCAAAGTTTAGCATCTTATTTGTTAGTTGATGGATTTAGCTTATTGAGTAATTCTCGGTATCTGCTAGGGATATTTTCTTGTTAGAACTTAGTTTTACTACATGGCATGGTTATTTTGGTTAAGAacataatgttttaaatataatgcAGGTTTCTTTTGAATAAGACCATAGATGTTCTACTTTATGTTGACCGCCTAGATGTATATAGAGTGGACAACTTGGATAAGCAGATCATTAGGGCTATCACCAACAGTTTTGGAAAGGAAATTTGGCGGAAAAGTTTGCTTGTACTCACTCATGCACAGCTTTGTCCACCAGATGGACTGAATTATGATGTGTTTTCCTCTAAAAGATCAGAGGGTGTGCTAAAGGCTATTCGTATGGGAGCTCGGATTAGGAAAATGGATCTTGAGGTATGTATTCTCTTTCAAGTTTATTTATGCGGGAGACATGTTGGCTTGCCTGAATAATGGCGTTGAACAGGTTAACATGGACAAGGAAGCTTTTATTTGTTGTCATAAAAAATTGCTTGATGTGCTGACTAAAATTTTTTGTCACTCATAATTTGCTGAAGTAGAGTTAAATGATTCCACGCAGTGGAGGAGAAATTGGTATTTTCTAGTTATGAGAGAGCAGAAGATCTATGGATTTGTTATCTGCTCCTAGGATCTTCCTTTAATCTAAGGATATGCTCATTCGCAAACAACCACAATTTCTCATTGATTTAGATTGTAGAAGCTGTTAAGCTATTTTGGAATCTGACTCTAACAGTTTGTTCTGCTTCTGATTGCTGACACTTCCTGTAGAAACAATTTATTTGCCACTAACAGCTAACCTTCTCCACTTCTCTCTCATGCATCTTTGTAATGCAGGAGAGCTAATTTTTAAGTGggtttttcttataatttggattTTGATGCTAAATGTAAACCATCAGTAAGCTACCCTCTGTCAAATATCCCAATAGCATAGGATTCTTTTGTCACTGTTCTGAATAATTTGAGTGAGTTTAAATTAGGGGGGGAAATATTTTGAGGTGCATgtgtacatatatttatatgcttcCAAATTCTATTTTAGACGCAGAAAAGGTGGACAGGTTGACAGGAAGAAAAACTTATCTGTCATGTTAACATTGCCTACTGTGCTGATTGTGcatgtttttgttatttttgagtTGTGAAAGTCGTATTATATTATTGGTTCCACAAACAGTGGAAATGATACACGTTAGTTATGGGAGACAGAGTAATTGTGTCTGGTTTCAATATTtgccttaaatatatataatttattcccGTCACAGCAGTTTTGCCTTTAAAATCAATGGTTTCTGGTTGGTGGGCAATAATCAGTTAGGAGATGTTAATTAACCTGGAACTCACATTTTTAGAATGAGGCTCATCAGAGATTTCACTTGATGTTAGTGAATGCTGCATGTGGAAAATCTTGCTTCAGGCAGTAGGGAAAGTCTCaaggaaactaaaaaaaaggaaaaataaaataaaattcaggCTGTTTATAATCAGACTGAATTGTCCGAGAAGGATTGTTagcttgtaaatttattttaattaattactatttattttctGATGATATGCTTAGAGTACTGTGACTACTTTGTCAGGTATTATTTCCTTGGTTTTGATGCTTGTAGGATTCTGTCATTCCTGTTGTTCTGGTTGAAAACACTGGGAGATGTAATAAAAATGACATAGACGAAAAGGTTTGAtcttttcttatctttttccATCGTCTGCTCTCAATTGGTTACCCTTCATATTCATAAGTGCCTTcaaatatatacacacacacatatattatTGTTTCAATGCAGATTCTTCCCAATGGAGAAGCTTGGGTTCCAAACTTGGTAAAAGCCATCACAGGTGTTGCAACAAATAAGAGTCGAGCAATTGTAGTTAGCAAGAAGTTGGTTGATGGGTCTGACGCAAACGACAAGGGAAAATTATGGATACCTGTTATTCTTGGGGTTCAGGTAAAGTTTCCAGTGGTCATTGGTTTCTCTTTGGGCTGAACTGggacaaataaatatttcctaacaCATGTTTTTGTGTTCTTTGTTGTTGTTCTAGTGGTTGGTTCTCAAATGGATTCAAGGAGCAATAAAGAAGGATATTGCAACTGGCAGTGGACCTCTATGAATGGGATATCTGGCAAGTCCCAAGTTTCTATTTGAGTCTGGTTAGAGATTCATTATCATATTAGCTTTTGCTTTACTCTCAAGGTTTATTCTTCTTAAACTCAAGTTCATTTTGGTTTGTTGAGTATGCGTATGCTTTGGCAGACATTATCGGTATGGAATGTTGTTGAGTTGTTTGTAGGATTAGAACTTAGTTTCAGCCGATTCTTCtggtttttgttttcttgaactacctacctacctatatatatattgatgtttTCATGCAGAGACTGCAATAGCCCCTTCTTGCTCAAGttctcctttttccttttaaattttttgagggtttttcttgtctaattaacaatttttttaaaaaaataaaagaaaataaaaatactaagaTTTAATCGTACAGTAAAAAAGCTAAATTACCTATGGAGGAATATTCTTGCCAATAAAACAATTAGCTAAAAACACAAAATCCTTGGTTTTCATGGCCACGTGCAACAGGAAATGTTCCTTTTTTAGGGTGCGTATCTGCAAAAACATGCAAATCATTCATACAAACGAAAACATGCAAATCATTCATACAAACAAAAACCAAGTTGTTAATCCTAACAGATAGTATGACAAGAATATCACACATAACGAAGAAAATAATGGGGATCAACTagtaagtataatatatttttaaaaaacaaatcgAACTTGTTCTATCAGTGAACAGGATGAGGTACATTGAAATTGGCAGTAGAAGTCACCTTCTTCTCAATACCATATGCTATAATAttagttcatcttttttttttttgttttacactCCCTATGTGTGCGAGGTAGAGTTTCAAGTTTAGTCATTCAATCACCCTTCAAgtgaattattatatatatacacattttacACTTGGTTTTTAACCAATGTAGGatctaagcttttcttttcctcaacaagTATTCACAAGTAACTTATTTTGaacatcaatttctcattcatcactcaaccattttgagcatatgatataccgttctaaaggtctcatggagtaaaatataaaaccataattttatgattcaactctccacctttaccaattaagaatatgcctcaaagttcccataaattacaatttttccaacaattccccacatgaatgaaaattgatagttttatcGAAAAAACATTGACTCGATGTGGTGATAGAACCTACGATCGACAGTTGCATAGGATAGGTAGGTATGCACCCTTGAAccttccattgtgaaagtatatttactttactagctgaCCAGTAGACGTGGTGTCCATGAATTGTTCTAACATTTGTGTAAACAATGATATACCTCATACAACTACCTCCCTAACAAGGTTTTAGTTCTCATGGGTATGTTCATATAGCCGTGAACATCTCCTGGTTCTACAAGAGTTTGAGAGAACTATGCCCCAATAGTCTCCTCGAAGCGACCCCACTTCACTTTCACATAGGTGACTTATGTTGTTTGGCTCATCGAAACACACAATGGTCATTAAAAGCTTTGCTTAACCTATCACATTTTTAGTCACTGTTTACATCATAGGAACGGACTTGGGATAAGAACCCTCATAGTGACCTCATAAGGTCTATGCAATTAGGTTGTCCCTTTGAACCTAGATCTTGGGATCTCCAGTCAACTAGGTAGGGTTTTCCTTCATATAGCGCCTTTAATTTCCATGGGCTTTAgtcttatttcttttaatgttttatcaacCTAATctcgatttaagccattagttaGCAATTTCATAatgttatcttttgattttacaaaatcaatagaGATAACTCCGTTTGAGATCAGTTGTCTAACGGTATTGTGTCGACGATGCATATGTCTCGACTTACCATTATACGTTACGTTAGCAAGACACCCCCCACACTTTCAAGTGGTTGTAGGATGATTTTCTACCTTTCCGTAACTCATATGGTGTCTTGTCCCTTTTCTTATGGGGCACCTCAGTTAAAAGGTAATTAACTTATAGAAAAACTCTCCCCACATTTCTGTTATAATTTAGAGCTTCCTAGCAATGcatttatcttttcctttagaATCCGATTTTCTGTTCGGCTACTCCATTTGAT
The Gossypium raimondii isolate GPD5lz chromosome 8, ASM2569854v1, whole genome shotgun sequence DNA segment above includes these coding regions:
- the LOC105793331 gene encoding translocase of chloroplast 33, chloroplastic isoform X1 — its product is MQFSVMGTPLPREWLGLQQFPAATQTKLFELLGKLKQENVNTLTIVVMGKGGVGKSSTINSLIGEQVVRVTAFQSEGLRPVMVSRSWAGFTLNVIDTPGLVEAGYVNHQALELIKGFLLNKTIDVLLYVDRLDVYRVDNLDKQIIRAITNSFGKEIWRKSLLVLTHAQLCPPDGLNYDVFSSKRSEGVLKAIRMGARIRKMDLEDSVIPVVLVENTGRCNKNDIDEKILPNGEAWVPNLVKAITGVATNKSRAIVVSKKLVDGSDANDKGKLWIPVILGVQWLVLKWIQGAIKKDIATGSGPL
- the LOC105793331 gene encoding translocase of chloroplast 33, chloroplastic isoform X2, producing the protein MGTPLPREWLGLQQFPAATQTKLFELLGKLKQENVNTLTIVVMGKGGVGKSSTINSLIGEQVVRVTAFQSEGLRPVMVSRSWAGFTLNVIDTPGLVEAGYVNHQALELIKGFLLNKTIDVLLYVDRLDVYRVDNLDKQIIRAITNSFGKEIWRKSLLVLTHAQLCPPDGLNYDVFSSKRSEGVLKAIRMGARIRKMDLEDSVIPVVLVENTGRCNKNDIDEKILPNGEAWVPNLVKAITGVATNKSRAIVVSKKLVDGSDANDKGKLWIPVILGVQWLVLKWIQGAIKKDIATGSGPL